The Bubalus bubalis isolate 160015118507 breed Murrah chromosome 18, NDDB_SH_1, whole genome shotgun sequence genome contains a region encoding:
- the LOC123465121 gene encoding CCAAT/enhancer-binding protein gamma-like, producing the protein MSKVSQQNSTPGVNGISVIHTQAHASGLQQVPQLVPAGPGGGGKAVPPNKQSKKSSPMDRNSDEYRQRRERNNMAVKKSRLKSKQKAQDTLQRVIQLKEENERLEAKIKLLTKELSVLKDLFLEHAHNLADNVQPSSTENTTNPDKAGQ; encoded by the coding sequence ATGAGCAAGGTATCTCAGCAGAACAGCACTCCGGGCGTGAACGGAATAAGTGTCATCCATACTCAGGCCCATGCCAGCGGCTTACAGCAGGTTCCTCAGCTGGTGCCCGCCGGCCCTGGGGGCGGAGGCAAAGCTGTGCCTCCCAACAAGCAGAGCAAAAAGAGCTCACCCATGGATCGCAACAGTGACGAGTATCGACAGCGCAGGGAGAGGAACAACATGGCTGTGAAAAAGAGTCGGTTGAAAAGCAAGCAGAAAGCGCAGGATACGCTGCAGAGAGTCATTCAGCTCAAGGAAGAGAATGAACGGTTGGAAGCAAAAATTAAATTGCTGACTAAGGAATTAAGTGTACTGAAAGATTTGTTTCTTGAGCACGCACACAACCTCGCAGATAACGTGCAACCCAGTAGCACTGAAAATACGACAAATCCTGATAAGGCAGGACAGTAG